The Pseudomonas triclosanedens genome has a window encoding:
- a CDS encoding 16S rRNA (uracil(1498)-N(3))-methyltransferase, protein MRLSRFFIDAPLSLGQHELPEAQAHYIGRVLRHTTGDAVQLFDGSGREYLGELIEVGKKNVRVELREALDGQPESPLRVHLGQGLSRGERMDWAIQKATELGASEITPIVSERCEVRLKDERADKRMAHWRQVAISACEQCGRSVLPVLNAPVTLAEWLESCDAQLKLVLHPVAEPLTSHDKPSSLAFLIGPEGGLSDAEVEQAKGAGFHAARLGPRVLRTETAPVVALSVAQQLWGDF, encoded by the coding sequence ATGCGCCTCTCCCGTTTCTTCATCGACGCCCCGCTCTCCCTCGGCCAGCACGAGCTGCCCGAAGCCCAGGCCCACTACATCGGCCGCGTGCTGCGCCACACAACGGGTGACGCCGTGCAACTGTTCGACGGCTCGGGCCGCGAGTACCTGGGCGAACTGATCGAAGTGGGCAAGAAGAACGTGCGCGTGGAGCTGCGCGAAGCTCTCGACGGCCAGCCGGAATCGCCGTTGCGCGTTCACCTTGGCCAAGGGCTGTCCCGCGGCGAACGAATGGACTGGGCGATCCAGAAAGCCACCGAGCTGGGCGCCAGCGAGATCACCCCGATCGTCAGCGAGCGCTGCGAAGTCCGCCTGAAGGACGAACGCGCCGACAAGCGCATGGCCCATTGGCGCCAGGTCGCGATCAGCGCCTGCGAGCAGTGCGGCCGCTCGGTGCTACCGGTGCTCAACGCGCCTGTCACTCTGGCGGAGTGGCTGGAAAGCTGCGACGCGCAGCTCAAGCTGGTGCTGCATCCGGTGGCCGAACCGCTGACCAGCCATGACAAACCGTCCAGCCTGGCCTTCCTGATCGGCCCGGAAGGCGGCCTGAGCGACGCCGAAGTGGAGCAGGCCAAAGGCGCTGGCTTCCATGCCGCCAGGCTTGGCCCGCGAGTGCTGCGCACCGAGACAGCGCCGGTCGTCGCGCTGAGCGTGGCCCAGCAGCTTTGGGGCGATTTCTAG
- a CDS encoding adenosylmethionine--8-amino-7-oxononanoate transaminase, whose translation MGLNAEWMQRDLSVLWHPCTQMKDHERLPVIPIRRGEGIWLEDFEGKRYLDAVSSWWVNVFGHANPRINQRIKDQVDQLEHVILAGFSHAPVIELSERLVRLTPEGLTRVFYADSGSAGIEVALKMSYHYWQNLGQPDKKRFITLTNSYHGETVAAMSVGDVALFTETYKSLLMDTIKVPTPDCYLRPDGVTWEEHSRTMFAEMEQALERHHKEVAAVIVEPLVQGAGGMRMYHPVYLKLLREACDRYGVHLIHDEIAVGFGRTGTMFACEQAAITPDFLVLSKALTGGYLAMSAVLTTENVYQAFYDDYSTLRAFLHSHTYTGNPLACAAALATLDIFEQDNVIEANKTLAARMASATEHLADHPHVSEIRQTGMILAIEMVQDKAGKTAYPWQERRGLKVFQHGLERGALLRPLGSVVYFLPPYIITPEQIDFLAEVASEGIDIATRDAVSVAVSDFHPDHRDPG comes from the coding sequence ATGGGCCTTAATGCCGAGTGGATGCAGCGCGACCTCAGCGTACTCTGGCACCCCTGCACCCAGATGAAAGACCACGAGCGCCTGCCGGTGATCCCGATCCGCCGGGGCGAAGGCATCTGGCTGGAGGACTTCGAGGGCAAGCGCTACCTCGACGCCGTCAGCTCCTGGTGGGTCAACGTGTTCGGCCACGCCAATCCGCGCATCAACCAGCGCATCAAGGACCAAGTCGACCAACTGGAACACGTCATCCTGGCCGGCTTCAGCCATGCGCCGGTCATCGAGCTGTCCGAGCGCCTGGTGCGCCTCACCCCGGAAGGGCTGACGCGGGTGTTCTACGCCGACAGCGGCTCGGCCGGCATCGAAGTGGCGCTGAAGATGAGCTACCACTACTGGCAGAACCTCGGGCAACCGGACAAGAAGCGCTTCATCACCTTGACCAACAGCTATCACGGCGAAACCGTGGCAGCGATGTCGGTGGGCGACGTGGCACTGTTCACCGAGACCTACAAGTCGCTGCTGATGGACACCATCAAGGTGCCGACCCCGGACTGCTACCTGCGCCCCGACGGCGTGACCTGGGAAGAGCACTCGCGGACGATGTTCGCCGAGATGGAACAGGCCCTGGAACGCCACCATAAGGAAGTCGCCGCGGTGATCGTAGAACCCCTGGTACAGGGCGCCGGCGGCATGCGCATGTACCATCCGGTCTACCTCAAGCTGCTGCGCGAAGCGTGCGACCGCTATGGCGTGCACCTGATCCACGACGAGATCGCCGTTGGCTTCGGTCGTACCGGCACGATGTTCGCCTGCGAGCAGGCCGCCATCACCCCGGACTTCCTGGTGCTGTCAAAGGCGCTCACCGGCGGCTACCTGGCGATGAGCGCGGTACTCACCACCGAGAACGTCTACCAGGCCTTCTACGACGACTACTCCACCCTGCGCGCTTTCCTCCACTCGCACACCTACACCGGCAACCCGTTGGCGTGTGCCGCCGCCCTGGCGACGCTGGACATCTTCGAGCAGGACAATGTGATCGAGGCCAACAAGACCCTTGCCGCGCGCATGGCCAGCGCCACCGAGCACCTGGCCGACCATCCGCATGTTTCGGAAATCCGCCAGACCGGCATGATCCTCGCCATCGAGATGGTCCAAGACAAAGCCGGCAAGACCGCCTACCCGTGGCAGGAGCGGCGTGGCCTGAAGGTCTTCCAGCACGGCCTTGAACGCGGCGCGCTGCTGCGCCCGCTGGGCAGCGTGGTGTACTTCCTGCCGCCGTACATCATCACCCCGGAGCAGATCGACTTCCTGGCCGAGGTCGCCAGCGAAGGCATCGACATCGCCACCCGCGATGCGGTCAGCGTCGCGGTCAGCGATTTCCACCCGGACCACCGCGATCCGGGCTGA
- a CDS encoding flavin monoamine oxidase family protein produces the protein MKMGWLRAAALLTLGVFSAVALGKDKQPTAIVVGGGLAGLSAAYELQQGGWQVTLLEAKPQVGGRSGLATSEWIGNSKAQPTLNAYLNTLKVTAVPAPDFVRTPSYLIDGVYYSSSDLKQKMPAVAADLERFEKSLNELSASIDDPLNPLANKTLFALDQLTAARWLDKLNLSPTARLLVNQRIRSHYDEPSRLSLLYLAQQGRVYRGVDDRDLRAARLPGGSQVLAQAFVKQIKTIKTNAKVTSISQDKDGVTVKVGPTGYSADYLVLAVPLRALGNITLTPGLNEKQLAALKGTNYGWRDQILMKFKRPVWDDKTRLSGEIYSDQGLGMIWVEPATKGGANVLINLSGDNARVMQAFGDRQLSEQVLIRMNKYYPKMRGAYDGYEMRRYSIDAGTGGSYLAYGPGQISRFWRVWETPVSRVAFAGEHTDALYPGTIEGALRSGKRAASQVRDLYAGKTPVIEGSAVAQNKPAASDNPGGGKSEKKGVLSWLPF, from the coding sequence ATGAAGATGGGATGGCTGCGCGCCGCGGCGCTGCTTACTCTGGGGGTGTTCAGTGCAGTTGCGCTGGGCAAGGACAAACAGCCAACGGCCATCGTGGTCGGCGGCGGGCTGGCGGGCCTTTCCGCGGCCTATGAGCTGCAGCAGGGCGGCTGGCAGGTCACCCTGCTCGAAGCCAAGCCGCAGGTAGGTGGCCGTTCGGGCCTGGCCACCAGTGAGTGGATCGGCAACAGCAAGGCCCAGCCAACGCTCAATGCCTACCTGAACACGCTGAAGGTCACGGCCGTTCCGGCGCCGGATTTCGTGCGCACGCCCAGCTACCTGATCGACGGCGTCTACTACTCCAGCAGCGACCTGAAGCAGAAGATGCCAGCCGTGGCCGCCGATCTGGAGCGCTTCGAGAAGTCCCTGAACGAGTTGTCCGCCTCCATCGACGATCCGCTCAACCCGCTGGCTAACAAGACCCTGTTCGCTCTCGACCAGCTCACCGCCGCGCGCTGGCTGGACAAGCTGAACCTGTCGCCGACCGCGCGCCTGCTGGTCAACCAGCGCATCCGTTCGCACTACGACGAGCCGTCGCGCCTGTCGCTGCTCTACCTCGCCCAGCAGGGCCGCGTATACCGTGGCGTCGACGACCGTGACCTGCGCGCGGCGCGTCTGCCCGGTGGCAGCCAGGTTCTGGCGCAGGCCTTCGTCAAGCAGATCAAGACCATCAAGACCAACGCCAAGGTCACCTCCATCAGCCAGGACAAGGACGGCGTGACCGTCAAGGTCGGTCCTACCGGCTACAGCGCCGACTACCTGGTGCTGGCCGTGCCGCTGCGCGCACTGGGCAACATCACCCTGACTCCGGGCCTGAACGAGAAGCAACTGGCGGCGCTCAAGGGCACCAACTACGGCTGGCGCGACCAGATCCTGATGAAGTTCAAGCGCCCGGTGTGGGACGACAAGACTCGCCTGTCCGGCGAGATCTACAGCGACCAGGGCCTGGGCATGATCTGGGTCGAGCCTGCGACCAAGGGCGGCGCAAACGTGCTGATCAACCTGTCTGGCGACAACGCCCGCGTGATGCAGGCCTTCGGTGACCGCCAGCTCTCCGAGCAGGTGCTGATCCGCATGAACAAGTACTACCCGAAGATGCGCGGTGCCTACGACGGCTACGAAATGCGTCGCTACAGCATCGACGCCGGTACGGGTGGTTCCTACCTGGCCTATGGTCCGGGCCAGATCAGCCGCTTCTGGCGTGTGTGGGAGACCCCGGTGTCCCGCGTGGCTTTCGCTGGCGAACATACCGACGCGCTCTATCCAGGCACCATCGAAGGCGCCCTGCGCAGCGGCAAGCGTGCTGCCAGCCAGGTTCGCGACCTGTACGCCGGCAAGACTCCGGTGATCGAAGGCAGCGCCGTGGCCCAGAACAAGCCGGCCGCCAGCGACAATCCGGGCGGCGGCAAGAGCGAGAAGAAAGGCGTGCTGTCCTGGCTGCCATTCTGA